One window of the Zea mays cultivar B73 chromosome 3, Zm-B73-REFERENCE-NAM-5.0, whole genome shotgun sequence genome contains the following:
- the LOC103651634 gene encoding GPI mannosyltransferase 2 isoform X1, translating into MAPPVAGVVRLAAASRVLVLSLYLLARLLLRPYDTSATLHPPCLSSFSSSPDPNTPVSAAISSLAVWDGVHFARPAECGYEYEQSFAFLPLLPASLVLLARLLFAPLVPILGYRAVLVLSGYVLNNVAFVAAAAYFYRLSVLILKDQKAAYRASVLFCFNPASVFYSSLYSESLYALFSLGGIFYVFSGANTVAVIMLALSGSARSNGALNAGYFCFQALLQAYDATVQKKRPLLAIHALVAGALRSIFIFLPFFAFQAYGYLNICVHGSSDELRPWCKAKVPLLYGFIQSHYWGVGFLRYFQVKQLPNFLLASPVLSLAVYSIVHYAKLLHRCFQRTSVHKQIITALEKRPVVSYRRSDDATILSEPPAGLTKKAQGSSKAKQRKPVATEIAPATFHDSTTPANQNIEEDQDTCSILLLPFVLHLAFMAFTALFVMHVQVSTRFLSASPPVYWAAAHVLASPSRANRRWGYLICVYFIAYILLGSLLFSNFYPFT; encoded by the exons ATGGCGCCGCCAGTCGCCGGCGTCGTGCGTCTTGCCGCGGCCTCCCGCGTATTAGTTCTGTCCCTCTACCTGCTCGCCCGCCTCCTCTTGCGCCCCTACGACACCTCCGCTACTCTCCACCCACCCTGCCTCTCCTCTTTCTCCTCTTCCCCGGATCCCAACACGCCCGTCTCCGCCGCTATCTCGTCGCTGGCCGTGTGGGACGGTGTCCACTTCGCCCGCCCCGCTGAGTGCGGCTACGAGTACGAGCAGTCCTTCGCCTTCCTCCCACTCCTCCCCGCCTCCCTCGTGCTCCTCGCACGATTGT TGTTCGCGCCGCTAGTACCGATACTAGGGTACAGGGCCGTGCTCGTGCTCTCCGGCTATGTCCTCAACAACGTCGCATTCGTTGCTGCTGCGGCCTACTTCTACAG ATTGTCTGTGCTGATTTTGAAGGACCAGAAAGCTGCTTACCGAGCATCTGTTCTGTTTTGTTTCAACCCTGCTTCTGTGTTCTACTCATCATT GTATTCAGAAAGTCTTTATGCACTTTTTTCTCTTGGGGGCATCTTCTACGTGTTTTCCGGTGCTAATACTGTTGCAGTGATAATGCTCGCTCTGTCTGGTTCAGCTAGGTCAAATGGAGCACTTAATGCTGGCTATTTCTGTTTTCAGGCCTTGCTACAAGCATATGATGCTACTGTACAAAAGAAAAGGCCCTTG TTGGCAATTCATGCCCTTGTGGCTGGAGCTTTGCGCTCCATTTTcatatttctacctttctttgcTTTCCAAGCATATGGATATTTGAACATATGTGTACATGGGAGCTCAGACGAATTGAGGCCATGGTGCAAAGCAAAAGTTCCCTTATTGTATGGCTTCATCCAAAGCCACTACTG GGGAGTTGGTTTCTTGAGGTACTTCCAAGTGAAGCAGCTGCCGAACTTTCTCTTGGCTTCACCAGTGCTTTCTCTCGCGGTTTATTCTATTGTCCATTACGCAAAACTGCTTCACCGGTGTTTTCAAAGAACTAGCGTCCACAAGCAGATTATCACTGCTCTAGAGAAAAGGCCAGTTGTGTCGTATAGAAGATCTGATGACGCGACAATTTTGAGTGAACCTCCTGCTGGACTCACCAAGAAAGCACAAG GGAGCTCTAAGGCTAAACAGAGAAAACCAGTTGCTACCGAGATAGCTCCTGCGACATTCCATGACAGTACCACGCCAGCTAACCAAAACATCGAAGAGGATCAGGACACGTGCTCCATACTACTACTCCCATTCGTTCTGCATCTGGCCTTCATGGCATTCACAGCCTTGTTCGTGATGCACGTCCAG GTGTCCACACGGTTCCTATCCGCTAGCCCCCCGGTTTACTGGGCTGCCGCGCACGTTCTGGCTTCTCCGAGCCGCGCCAACAGACGATGGGGCTACCTGATCTGTGTCTATTTCATCGCGTACATTCTTCTAGGTAGCCTGCTCTTCTCCAACTTCTACCCTTTCACGTAA
- the LOC103651634 gene encoding GPI mannosyltransferase 2 isoform X2 has product MLESSAHWNAVAVFPALYWRCHARAFAQFNSWCSLVDNIRLSVLILKDQKAAYRASVLFCFNPASVFYSSLYSESLYALFSLGGIFYVFSGANTVAVIMLALSGSARSNGALNAGYFCFQALLQAYDATVQKKRPLLAIHALVAGALRSIFIFLPFFAFQAYGYLNICVHGSSDELRPWCKAKVPLLYGFIQSHYWGVGFLRYFQVKQLPNFLLASPVLSLAVYSIVHYAKLLHRCFQRTSVHKQIITALEKRPVVSYRRSDDATILSEPPAGLTKKAQGSSKAKQRKPVATEIAPATFHDSTTPANQNIEEDQDTCSILLLPFVLHLAFMAFTALFVMHVQVSTRFLSASPPVYWAAAHVLASPSRANRRWGYLICVYFIAYILLGSLLFSNFYPFT; this is encoded by the exons ATGCTTGAGAGCAGTGCACACTGGAATGCAGTAGCTGTTTTCCCTGCACTTTATTGGCGATGCCACGCCAGAGCTTTTGCACAGTTCAATAGCTGGTGTTCTTTGGTGGATAATATTAG ATTGTCTGTGCTGATTTTGAAGGACCAGAAAGCTGCTTACCGAGCATCTGTTCTGTTTTGTTTCAACCCTGCTTCTGTGTTCTACTCATCATT GTATTCAGAAAGTCTTTATGCACTTTTTTCTCTTGGGGGCATCTTCTACGTGTTTTCCGGTGCTAATACTGTTGCAGTGATAATGCTCGCTCTGTCTGGTTCAGCTAGGTCAAATGGAGCACTTAATGCTGGCTATTTCTGTTTTCAGGCCTTGCTACAAGCATATGATGCTACTGTACAAAAGAAAAGGCCCTTG TTGGCAATTCATGCCCTTGTGGCTGGAGCTTTGCGCTCCATTTTcatatttctacctttctttgcTTTCCAAGCATATGGATATTTGAACATATGTGTACATGGGAGCTCAGACGAATTGAGGCCATGGTGCAAAGCAAAAGTTCCCTTATTGTATGGCTTCATCCAAAGCCACTACTG GGGAGTTGGTTTCTTGAGGTACTTCCAAGTGAAGCAGCTGCCGAACTTTCTCTTGGCTTCACCAGTGCTTTCTCTCGCGGTTTATTCTATTGTCCATTACGCAAAACTGCTTCACCGGTGTTTTCAAAGAACTAGCGTCCACAAGCAGATTATCACTGCTCTAGAGAAAAGGCCAGTTGTGTCGTATAGAAGATCTGATGACGCGACAATTTTGAGTGAACCTCCTGCTGGACTCACCAAGAAAGCACAAG GGAGCTCTAAGGCTAAACAGAGAAAACCAGTTGCTACCGAGATAGCTCCTGCGACATTCCATGACAGTACCACGCCAGCTAACCAAAACATCGAAGAGGATCAGGACACGTGCTCCATACTACTACTCCCATTCGTTCTGCATCTGGCCTTCATGGCATTCACAGCCTTGTTCGTGATGCACGTCCAG GTGTCCACACGGTTCCTATCCGCTAGCCCCCCGGTTTACTGGGCTGCCGCGCACGTTCTGGCTTCTCCGAGCCGCGCCAACAGACGATGGGGCTACCTGATCTGTGTCTATTTCATCGCGTACATTCTTCTAGGTAGCCTGCTCTTCTCCAACTTCTACCCTTTCACGTAA